A DNA window from Methylobacterium sp. NMS14P contains the following coding sequences:
- the pedF gene encoding cytochrome c-550 PedF yields the protein MRTMKTAAGSVPAALGLALGLALTAGSALGHGDVQPQPVNTDGLKPLGAEWVAENPYKGDKHAVAIGASGFNQNCARCHGLEMISGGLAPDLRYLPQGKEGDEYFVERMKHGAVINGVTKMPAFEGVISQEGLWAIRSYIESKHEE from the coding sequence ATGCGCACGATGAAGACGGCGGCGGGCAGCGTGCCCGCGGCGCTGGGACTGGCGCTAGGACTCGCGTTGACCGCCGGCAGCGCCCTCGGGCACGGCGACGTCCAGCCCCAGCCGGTCAACACCGACGGCCTGAAGCCGCTGGGCGCCGAGTGGGTCGCCGAGAACCCCTACAAGGGCGACAAGCACGCCGTCGCGATCGGCGCCTCGGGCTTCAACCAGAACTGCGCCCGCTGCCACGGCCTGGAGATGATCTCCGGCGGCCTCGCCCCGGACCTGCGCTACCTGCCGCAGGGCAAGGAGGGCGACGAGTACTTCGTCGAGCGCATGAAGCACGGCGCCGTCATCAACGGCGTGACCAAGATGCCGGCCTTCGAGGGTGTGATCTCGCAGGAGGGCCTGTGGGCGATCCGGAGCTACATCGAGTCGAAGCATGAGGAGTAG
- a CDS encoding substrate-binding periplasmic protein: MRSRPPAVRRRPLLLGFCGLLLAAPFPSAAAARPLDQVTADGTLRVAVYGDNAPFSEETAGKPRGIDVDLARAIADTLKVKLDLRVVDAGENVDGDLRLNLWRGDLAGTPLADLMLHVPTDRQLALRNEQVFFTAPYFEQEIAFAYRKGALEGFDSLDDIGDRSVALEGTGAADLMLLTAQGGRFRPNLKHYKSFEEAAKAYLAGEAPILAGTRAAIEAALSAAKAPKSDNPIATVPSTGLVKTRWEIGGAVRTDSRDLAYAVGDAITALNADGRLRAICETYGVTYAPPKGY; this comes from the coding sequence ATGAGGAGTAGGCCCCCCGCGGTGCGCCGGCGCCCCCTCCTGCTCGGATTCTGCGGCCTGCTCCTGGCGGCGCCGTTCCCATCGGCAGCCGCGGCGCGCCCGCTCGACCAGGTCACCGCCGACGGGACGCTGCGGGTGGCGGTCTACGGGGACAACGCGCCGTTCTCCGAGGAGACGGCCGGCAAGCCCCGCGGGATCGACGTCGATCTCGCCCGCGCGATCGCCGACACGCTCAAGGTGAAGCTCGACCTGCGCGTGGTCGATGCCGGCGAGAACGTCGACGGCGACCTACGCCTGAACCTGTGGCGCGGCGACCTCGCCGGCACGCCGCTCGCCGACCTGATGCTGCACGTGCCCACCGACCGGCAGCTCGCCCTGCGCAACGAGCAGGTGTTCTTCACGGCGCCGTACTTCGAGCAGGAGATCGCCTTCGCGTACCGGAAGGGCGCGCTCGAGGGCTTCGACAGCCTCGACGATATCGGCGACCGGAGCGTCGCGCTGGAGGGCACGGGCGCCGCCGACCTGATGCTGCTGACCGCCCAGGGCGGCCGGTTCCGCCCGAACCTGAAGCACTACAAGAGCTTCGAGGAGGCCGCGAAGGCCTACCTCGCCGGCGAGGCGCCGATCCTGGCCGGAACCCGCGCGGCGATCGAGGCGGCCCTGTCCGCCGCGAAGGCCCCGAAGTCCGATAACCCGATCGCCACGGTCCCCTCGACGGGGCTGGTGAAGACCCGCTGGGAGATCGGCGGCGCGGTGAGGACCGATTCCCGCGACCTCGCCTACGCGGTCGGGGACGCGATCACGGCGCTCAACGCGGACGGTCGCCTCAGGGCGATCTGCG